A window of Rhododendron vialii isolate Sample 1 chromosome 13a, ASM3025357v1 contains these coding sequences:
- the LOC131313374 gene encoding cysteine-rich receptor-like protein kinase 10 isoform X6 produces MDNLVAKIPRKTLFVYVISLLSFVPITKGADPTYSYIECPNTTLSTTSTYAPNSTYQTNLNTLFSVLSSNSNNASDGFYNFTAGTSPPDVAYGLFLCRGDVSAAVCRDCVVYATGDAVQRCPGSKRVTIWYDECLLRYSNVSIFAALDTSFWGILSNTQNVTNATLFNEVLGEVMDDIANRASSDDSGKKFATGQANYSPLQTVYGLAQCTPDISDSDCNTCLRNCISTFPSCCDANQGARVLYPSCYVRYETYPFYNASVGAAPPPPSPVLPPPPPSTTSTSSPGNGGVSSQVIAAIVVSIGIAIMLFVAGFCFLTRRAKKKYNSVNEDNVEDDISKVQSLQYDLGTIKAATNNFSDDNKIGEGGFGRVYKGFLPDGQEVAVKRLSQTSGQGAQEFKNEMVLVAKLQHRNLVRLLGFCLGGEEKILIYEFVPNKSLDYFLFDPQERQKLDWSRRYKIIGGVARGMLYLHEDSRLKIIHRDLKASNILLDVDMNAKVSDFGMARIFGVDQTQANTSRVVGTFGYMSPEYVMHGQFSAKSDVFSFGVLILEIISGKKNNNFYHLDGAADLLSYAWQLWREGTPLDLMDPTLEGSYARNEVTRCIHIALLCVQDDPDVRPSMATIVLMLNSYSATLSLPQQPRFLSRGRTGMNILKELESDKSTSKSIQWSVNETSITEVDAR; encoded by the exons ATGGATAATTTGGTCGCAAAAATCCCCAGAAAGACTCTGTTTGTCTACGTGATTAGCTTGCTCAGCTTCGTCCCAATAACCAAAGGAGCTGACCCAACTTACTCCTACATCGAATGCCCAAACACAACCCTTAGCACAACCAGCACCTACGCCCCAAACAGCACCTACCAAACAAACCTCAACACCCTCTTCTCCGTTCTTTCCTCCAACTCCAACAACGCATCCGACGGCTTTTACAACTTCACTGCCGGCACCAGCCCGCCCGACGTCGCCTACGGCCTCTTCCTCTGCCGCGGCGACGTCTCTGCCGCCGTGTGCCGTGACTGCGTCGTTTACGCTACCGGTGATGCAGTCCAACGGTGCCCCGGGTCGAAGCGGGTCACAATCTGGTATGACGAGTGCCTGCTGAGGTACTCCAACGTGTCTATATTCGCCGCTCTGGATACATCGTTTTGGGGAATTTTGAGCAATACGCAGAACGTCACGAATGCGACTCTTTTTAACGAAGTTTTGGGAGAG GTAATGGACGATATTGCCAATCGGGCTTCGAGTGATGACTCAGGAAAGAAATTCGCGACCGGACAAGCCAATTACTCGCCCCTTCAGACGGTGTACGGACTCGCGCAATGTACGCCAGATATATCTGATTCTGATTGCAATACCTGCCTTCGGAATTGTATCTCGACTTTTCCGAGTTGCTGTGATGCAAATCAAGGAGCAAGAGTTCTGTATCCGAGCTGTTATGTCAGGTATGAGACATACCCGTTTTACAATGCCAGCGTCGGTGCCGCTCCGCCACCACCTTCGCCAgtcctccctcctcctcctccgagtACTACTAGTACGAGCAGCCCTG GAAATGGGGGAGTCTCATCGCAAGTAATCGCTGCCATTGTAGTTTCAATTGGGATTGCTATTATGCTTTTCGTTGCAGGCTTCTGTTTCCTAACTAGAAGAGCGAAGAAGAAATATAATTCTGTAAATGAAGACAATG TTGAGGATGACATCTCAAAAGTGCAGTCTTTGCAATATGATTTGGGTACAATTAAAGCTGCCACAAACAACTTCTCAGACGATAACAAAATTGGTGAAGGTGGATTTGGTCGAGTTTACAAg GGTTTTCTTCCAGATGGACAAGAGGTAGCTGTGAAGAGGCTATCTCAAACTTCAGGACAAGGTGCACAAGAATTCAAGAATGAGATGGTCTTAGTAGCCAAGCTCCAGCATAGGAACCTTGTGAGACTACTGGGATTTTGCTTGGGAGGAGAAGAAAAGATACTCATTTATGAATTTGTGCCCAACAAGAGCCTCGACTACTTTTTATTCG ACCCACAAGAGCGACAGAAGTTGGATTGGTCAAGACGTTACAAGATTATAGGAGGGGTAGCCCGGGGGATGTTGTACCTTCATGAAGACTCCCGGCTTAAAATTATACACCGTGATCTCAAAGCCAGCAATATCTTGTTAGATGTTGATATGAATGCAAAAGTTTCAGATTTCGGCATGGCTAGGATCTTTGGGGTTGATCAAACTCAAGCAAATACAAGTCGAGTCGTTGGAACATT TGGTTACATGTCTCCAGAGTATGTAATGCATGGACAGTTCTCTGCGAAGTCCGATGTGTTTAGCTTCGGTGTCTTGATTTTGGAGATCATTTCTGGCAAGAAGAACAATAACTTTTACCACTTAGATGGTGCTGCGGATCTTCTGAGCTAT GCTTGGCAACTCTGGAGGGAAGGAACTCCCTTGGATTTGATGGATCCAACTCTTGAAGGGTCCTATGCAAGAAATGAAGTCACTAGATGCATCCATATTGCCTTGTTATGCGTCCAAGATGATCCAGACGTCAGACCTTCCATGGCAACGATAGTTCTGATGCTCAATAGCTATTCTGCCACCCTCTCACTTCCTCAACAACCGAGATTCTTAAGCCGGGGCAGAACGGGGATGAACATTCTAAAAGAACTAGAGTCAGATAAGTCTACGAGCAAGTCAATTCAGTGGTCTGTGAATGAAACATCAATTACTGAAGTAGACGCCAGATGA
- the LOC131313374 gene encoding cysteine-rich receptor-like protein kinase 10 isoform X10: MDNLVAKIPRKTLFVYVISLLSFVPITKGADPTYSYIECPNTTLSTTSTYAPNSTYQTNLNTLFSVLSSNSNNASDGFYNFTAGTSPPDVAYGLFLCRGDVSAAVCRDCVVYATGDAVQRCPGSKRVTIWYDECLLRYSNVSIFAALDTSFWGILSNTQNVTNATLFNEVLGEVMDDIANRASSDDSGKKFATGQANYSPLQTVYGLAQCTPDISDSDCNTCLRNCISTFPSCCDANQGARVLYPSCYVRYETYPFYNASVGAAPPPPSPVLPPPPPSTTSTSSPGNGGVSSQVIAAIVVSIGIAIMLFVAGFCFLTRRAKKKYNSVNEDNVEDDISKVQSLQYDLGTIKAATNNFSDDNKIGEGGFGRVYKGFLPDGQEVAVKRLSQTSGQGAQEFKNEMVLVAKLQHRNLVRLLGFCLGGEEKILIYEFVPNKSLDYFLFDPQERQKLDWSRRYKIIGGVARGMLYLHEDSRLKIIHRDLKASNILLDVDMNAKVSDFGMARIFGVDQTQANTSRVVGTFGYMSPEYVMHGQFSAKSDVFSFGVLILEIISGKKNNNFYHLDGAADLLSYVSFYSFTHTF; the protein is encoded by the exons ATGGATAATTTGGTCGCAAAAATCCCCAGAAAGACTCTGTTTGTCTACGTGATTAGCTTGCTCAGCTTCGTCCCAATAACCAAAGGAGCTGACCCAACTTACTCCTACATCGAATGCCCAAACACAACCCTTAGCACAACCAGCACCTACGCCCCAAACAGCACCTACCAAACAAACCTCAACACCCTCTTCTCCGTTCTTTCCTCCAACTCCAACAACGCATCCGACGGCTTTTACAACTTCACTGCCGGCACCAGCCCGCCCGACGTCGCCTACGGCCTCTTCCTCTGCCGCGGCGACGTCTCTGCCGCCGTGTGCCGTGACTGCGTCGTTTACGCTACCGGTGATGCAGTCCAACGGTGCCCCGGGTCGAAGCGGGTCACAATCTGGTATGACGAGTGCCTGCTGAGGTACTCCAACGTGTCTATATTCGCCGCTCTGGATACATCGTTTTGGGGAATTTTGAGCAATACGCAGAACGTCACGAATGCGACTCTTTTTAACGAAGTTTTGGGAGAG GTAATGGACGATATTGCCAATCGGGCTTCGAGTGATGACTCAGGAAAGAAATTCGCGACCGGACAAGCCAATTACTCGCCCCTTCAGACGGTGTACGGACTCGCGCAATGTACGCCAGATATATCTGATTCTGATTGCAATACCTGCCTTCGGAATTGTATCTCGACTTTTCCGAGTTGCTGTGATGCAAATCAAGGAGCAAGAGTTCTGTATCCGAGCTGTTATGTCAGGTATGAGACATACCCGTTTTACAATGCCAGCGTCGGTGCCGCTCCGCCACCACCTTCGCCAgtcctccctcctcctcctccgagtACTACTAGTACGAGCAGCCCTG GAAATGGGGGAGTCTCATCGCAAGTAATCGCTGCCATTGTAGTTTCAATTGGGATTGCTATTATGCTTTTCGTTGCAGGCTTCTGTTTCCTAACTAGAAGAGCGAAGAAGAAATATAATTCTGTAAATGAAGACAATG TTGAGGATGACATCTCAAAAGTGCAGTCTTTGCAATATGATTTGGGTACAATTAAAGCTGCCACAAACAACTTCTCAGACGATAACAAAATTGGTGAAGGTGGATTTGGTCGAGTTTACAAg GGTTTTCTTCCAGATGGACAAGAGGTAGCTGTGAAGAGGCTATCTCAAACTTCAGGACAAGGTGCACAAGAATTCAAGAATGAGATGGTCTTAGTAGCCAAGCTCCAGCATAGGAACCTTGTGAGACTACTGGGATTTTGCTTGGGAGGAGAAGAAAAGATACTCATTTATGAATTTGTGCCCAACAAGAGCCTCGACTACTTTTTATTCG ACCCACAAGAGCGACAGAAGTTGGATTGGTCAAGACGTTACAAGATTATAGGAGGGGTAGCCCGGGGGATGTTGTACCTTCATGAAGACTCCCGGCTTAAAATTATACACCGTGATCTCAAAGCCAGCAATATCTTGTTAGATGTTGATATGAATGCAAAAGTTTCAGATTTCGGCATGGCTAGGATCTTTGGGGTTGATCAAACTCAAGCAAATACAAGTCGAGTCGTTGGAACATT TGGTTACATGTCTCCAGAGTATGTAATGCATGGACAGTTCTCTGCGAAGTCCGATGTGTTTAGCTTCGGTGTCTTGATTTTGGAGATCATTTCTGGCAAGAAGAACAATAACTTTTACCACTTAGATGGTGCTGCGGATCTTCTGAGCTATGTAAGCTTTTACAGTTTTACCCATACATTCTAA